The Procambarus clarkii isolate CNS0578487 chromosome 66, FALCON_Pclarkii_2.0, whole genome shotgun sequence genome has a window encoding:
- the LOC138355149 gene encoding glomulin-like, whose amino-acid sequence MDCFVNTETISDPQETLLEDLGSSIWKNVKDGNYESAINEIKEEKYKLCLLHNSLDLVPVITKLLQEDLDPEGEICIEELLVYIASVANAKEALLVFLEELEIHTSEVQFRVMLQPIQTILLRQASKNTRPMTFSWVFNTLYSRIAVMNLPTGYNLEGKEKKLLDVHPEVQAVSNAVQWLKDFYLVFYNKVVNEELVWTGKVTNSREYLSSFLLQLFHKPFTYLDVYCNEGEVESLLYRTCGDLVNMVASLLCNVFKLFSNITWSSSKTILANERESDKDLGIKQRNGDESLETEDEQDKKDEISQLSIASFFYCILGQNMASDYVPCVYSHQYVFLECLPLIANLLQEKEHIPIHKGLTLAKVLLNKLPQKTLPSESHEARAHSSFPQLLIRIMIFCNNRELRTTALEIFQSHFHKFDSIGRRKLIQALLLSVKHAGVLGLVIQELKENIAFSLSQETLDPNFTGKKLTNLVQIACSLPDAEKTDMLEWSDCIMAALNLLIFVFIRDVENKTGIVELAPVLKTGYLSQLQKGLDLSKGHYELKLKDLSSHSSKQKCMDMNVCVGGTILPNMLPDQEKNIVQTAICSLDMMQCVLARAIQAIENRI is encoded by the coding sequence ATGGATTGTTTTGTTAACACAGAAACCATTAGTGACCCTCAGGAAACATTGCTTGAAGATCTTGGGTCCAGTATTTGGAAAAATGTGAAGGACGGCAACTATGAATCTGCCATCAATGAGATAAAAGAAGAAAAATATAAATTGTGTCTTCTGCACAATAGTCTTGATCTTGTACCGGTAATTACTAAACTTCTACAGGAAGACCTTGACCCTGAAGGAGAAATATGTATAGAAGAATTACTTGTGTACATTGCATCTGTTGCAAATGCAAAGGAAGCTCTCCTGGTATTCTTGGAAGAATTAGAAATTCACACTTCAGAGGTTCAGTTTCGTGTTATGTTACAGCCTATTCAAACAATACTGTTGCGTCAAGCATCTAAAAATACTCGTCCAATGACCTTCTCGTGGGTTTTTAATACACTCTATTCTCGTATAGCAGTCATGAATCTACCAACAGGTTATAATTTGGAAGGCAAGGAAAAGAAGCTTTTGGATGTTCACCCAGAGGTCCAAGCTGTGTCCAATGCTGTGCAATGGCTTAAAGATTTCTATTTAGTTTTCTATAATAAAGTAGTGAATGAAGAGCTTGTATGGACAGGTAAAGTAACTAATTCAAGAGAATATCTGTCAAGTTTTCTTCTTCAACTTTTTCACAAGCCATTCACATATTTGGATGTGTATTGTAATGAAGGAGAAGTAGAGAGTCTATTGTATCGTACTTGCGGTGATTTGGTGAACATGGTAGCAAGTCTCTTGTGCAATGTATTTAAATTGTTTTCAAATATTACATGGAGTAGTTCAAAAACTATATTagcaaatgagagagagagtgataaagATCTAGGTATCAaacaaagaaatggagatgaatctTTAGAGACAGAAGATGAGCAAGATAAGAAAGATGAAATTTCTCAACTTTCTATAGCTTCTTTCTTTTACTGTATTCTAGGTCAAAACATGGCTAGTGACTATGTGCCTTGTGTATACTCTCATCAGTATGTGTTTTTGGAATGCTTGCCTCTCATAGCTAATTTATTGCAGGAAAAAGAACATATACCTATTCACAAAGGGTTAACACTGGCAAAAGTACTCTTGAATAAACTGCCACAAAAAACCTTACCTAGCGAATCACATGAAGCAAGAGCCCATTCTTCTTTTCCTCAATTGTTGATTAGAATTATGATATTTTGTAATAATCGAGAGTTAAGAACTACAGCGTTAGAGATATTCCAATCACATTTTCATAAGTTTGACAGCATTGGCCGAAGAAAACTTATTCAAGCTCTTCTTTTATCAGTGAAACATGCTGGGGTTTTAGGTTTAGTAATACAAGAACTAAAGGAAAATATTGCTTTTTCACTAAGTCAAGAAACATTAGATCCTAATTTTACTGGGAAAAAACTAACCAACCTTGTTCAGATAGCATGTTCTCTCCCAGATGCTGAGAAGACAGACATGTTAGAGTGGAGTGATTGCATCATGGCTGCCCTAAATCTgcttatttttgtttttattcgtGATGTTGAAAACAAAACTGGAATTGTAGAACTGGCACCAGTACTTAAAACGGGTTATCTTTCTCAGCTTCAGAAGGGACTTGACCTATCAAAAGGTCATTATGAACTTAAGCTAAAAGATTTAAGCTCTCATTCTAGCAAACAAAAATGTATGGATATGAATGTATGTGTTGGTGGCACAATTTTACCTAATATGCTTCCTGAtcaagaaaaaaatattgttcAGACAGCTATTTGTTCTTTAGACATGATGCAGTGTGTACTAGCAAGAGCTATTCAGGCTATAGAAAATAGAATTTGA